The following are encoded together in the Nocardioides thalensis genome:
- a CDS encoding SMP-30/gluconolactonase/LRE family protein translates to MRSRVLSVRRAAATAVLLVVGASALVATPASTVARPDREVGHTKVLALVEAPGYPANVFRHPNGRVYAGTFSNPRGDAVPSVVREWTRGGTLLRSWTVPGQDLTQPHGVQVATADARGRLMVLDKGSGRILMLDIRTGRWWTYAQVRDVPGGAGPIPNYAAWGRDGSLYVTDYGQPVIWRIPRGGDRAWVFHRDQKLDGGTFGTTGIVYRPQQQALYVMQQSSLGLGEPTVAQGKLYRLFIGEDPNGDVAPPSLDRLWTSGLLDLPDGFSFGESGNVYVALAGTNQIAVLDKHYRPVRKIGALVSGDNGSPVPFDTPSNVTFAGESVLVANQSYLTGTEAHHAILDVHVGESGVPVYIPESAGRPRR, encoded by the coding sequence GTGAGGTCTCGGGTTCTCTCGGTACGACGGGCCGCCGCGACCGCCGTGCTCCTCGTGGTGGGGGCGTCCGCCCTCGTGGCGACGCCGGCGTCCACGGTGGCTCGGCCCGACCGCGAGGTCGGGCACACGAAGGTGCTGGCCCTGGTCGAGGCGCCGGGCTACCCGGCCAACGTGTTCCGGCACCCCAACGGCCGCGTCTATGCCGGCACGTTCTCCAACCCCCGCGGCGACGCCGTCCCCTCGGTCGTGCGCGAGTGGACCCGCGGCGGCACGCTGCTGCGCTCGTGGACGGTGCCCGGCCAGGACCTGACCCAGCCGCACGGGGTGCAGGTCGCGACTGCCGACGCCCGCGGCCGGCTCATGGTGCTCGACAAGGGCTCGGGGCGGATCCTGATGCTCGACATCCGCACCGGCCGCTGGTGGACGTACGCACAGGTCCGCGACGTGCCCGGCGGCGCCGGCCCGATCCCCAACTACGCGGCGTGGGGTCGCGACGGCAGCCTCTACGTCACCGACTACGGCCAGCCGGTCATCTGGCGGATCCCGCGCGGCGGCGACCGAGCGTGGGTGTTCCACCGCGACCAGAAGCTCGACGGCGGGACGTTCGGCACCACCGGGATCGTCTACCGGCCGCAGCAGCAGGCCCTCTACGTGATGCAGCAGTCGTCGCTCGGCCTGGGGGAGCCGACCGTCGCGCAGGGCAAGCTCTACCGCCTCTTCATCGGCGAGGATCCCAACGGGGACGTCGCGCCACCCTCGCTGGACCGGCTCTGGACGTCCGGACTGCTCGACCTGCCCGACGGGTTCTCGTTCGGCGAGTCCGGCAACGTCTACGTCGCCCTGGCCGGCACCAACCAGATCGCGGTGCTCGACAAGCACTACCGCCCGGTCCGCAAGATCGGCGCGCTGGTGAGCGGCGACAACGGCTCCCCGGTCCCGTTCGACACACCGTCCAACGTGACGTTCGCCGGAGAGAGCGTGCTGGTGGCCAACCAGAGCTACCTCACCGGCACCGAGGCGCACCACGCGATCCTCGACGTCCACGTGGGCGAGAGCGGCGTGCCGGTCTACATCCCGGAGAGTGCCGGACGTCCGCGCCGCTGA
- a CDS encoding AMP-binding protein, with protein MPFPSPFSDVEIPDQSLYDYLFGSLSDEDAARVAITDGDRTFTYGELKGAIDAVAGALAAKGIGKGDVVALHAPNVPVWPIIFHGILRAGAVVTTINSLYTPPEIASQLRDSGAQLYVTVSLLLPGALAGCAEVGLGADKVIVLDPTEGHESFLDLLGAGQAPPEVEIDPATDLAVLPYSSGTTGKAKGVMLTHRNLVANIAQFEPMIQLSRDAVVLAVLPFFHIYGMNVILNTTLHLRAKLVTMPKFDLEQFLGLIQDQKIDMLYIAPPMAVALAKHPAVESYDLSSVTRIMSGAAPLDEALGEAVHAKLQCDVLQGYGMTELSPVTHVIPPDRKDLSVGSIGFAIPNVETKVVDPGTGEEIVPVSGERSAPGELWLRGPMVMKGYLGNEQATSETIDADGFLHTGDIVEVGEQGEIFVVDRLKELIKYKGYQVPPAELEAVLLTHPAIADAAVVAHPDEEGGEIPRAFVVLQPGQELSADDVMAYVAEKVAPHKKVRMVDFIDAVPKSASGKILRKDLRGAPTS; from the coding sequence GTGCCGTTCCCGAGTCCCTTCTCCGACGTCGAGATCCCCGACCAGTCCCTCTACGACTACCTGTTCGGGAGCCTGAGCGACGAGGACGCGGCACGGGTCGCGATCACCGACGGCGACCGCACGTTCACCTATGGCGAGCTCAAGGGCGCGATCGACGCGGTGGCGGGTGCGCTGGCCGCGAAGGGCATCGGGAAGGGCGACGTCGTCGCGCTCCACGCGCCGAACGTCCCCGTGTGGCCGATCATCTTCCACGGCATCCTGCGCGCAGGCGCGGTCGTCACCACGATCAACTCGCTCTACACGCCGCCCGAGATCGCCAGCCAGCTGCGGGACTCGGGCGCCCAGCTCTACGTCACGGTCTCGCTGCTGCTGCCCGGCGCGCTCGCCGGGTGTGCGGAGGTCGGGCTCGGCGCCGACAAGGTGATCGTGCTCGACCCGACCGAGGGTCACGAGTCGTTCCTCGACCTGCTCGGGGCCGGCCAGGCTCCGCCCGAGGTCGAGATCGACCCGGCCACGGACCTCGCCGTCCTGCCCTACTCGTCGGGCACCACGGGCAAGGCCAAGGGCGTGATGCTCACCCATCGCAACCTGGTCGCCAACATCGCGCAATTCGAGCCGATGATCCAGCTCAGCCGGGACGCGGTCGTGCTCGCCGTACTGCCGTTCTTCCACATCTACGGGATGAACGTCATCCTCAACACCACCCTCCACCTCCGCGCCAAGCTCGTGACCATGCCGAAGTTCGACCTGGAGCAGTTCCTGGGCCTGATCCAGGACCAGAAGATCGACATGCTCTACATCGCCCCGCCGATGGCGGTCGCGCTGGCCAAGCACCCGGCCGTCGAGTCCTACGACCTCTCCAGCGTCACGCGGATCATGTCCGGCGCCGCGCCCCTCGACGAGGCGCTGGGCGAGGCCGTGCACGCCAAGCTCCAGTGCGACGTGCTCCAGGGCTACGGCATGACGGAGCTGAGCCCGGTGACCCACGTCATCCCGCCCGACCGCAAGGACCTGTCGGTCGGGTCGATCGGCTTCGCGATCCCCAACGTCGAGACGAAGGTGGTCGACCCCGGCACCGGCGAGGAGATCGTGCCTGTGTCGGGCGAGCGCTCCGCGCCGGGCGAGCTCTGGCTCCGCGGTCCGATGGTGATGAAGGGCTACCTCGGCAACGAGCAGGCGACGAGCGAGACGATCGACGCCGACGGCTTCCTGCACACCGGCGACATCGTCGAGGTGGGGGAGCAGGGCGAGATCTTCGTCGTTGACCGGCTCAAGGAGCTCATCAAGTACAAGGGCTACCAGGTGCCGCCGGCCGAGCTCGAGGCCGTGCTGCTGACGCATCCGGCGATCGCCGACGCGGCCGTCGTGGCCCACCCCGACGAGGAGGGCGGCGAGATCCCGCGCGCGTTCGTCGTGCTCCAGCCGGGCCAGGAGCTCTCCGCCGACGACGTGATGGCCTACGTCGCCGAGAAGGTCGCCCCGCACAAGAAGGTGCGGATGGTCGACTTCATCGACGCCGTGCCGAAGTCAGCCTCCGGGAAGATCCTGCGCAAGGACCTCAGGGGCGCGCCGACGAGCTGA
- a CDS encoding DUF1360 domain-containing protein, which produces MIIDALACYRLVKLVRDDRITQPVRQAVIDRQGPPEKSKVSYLLDCPWCLSVYFGAVLTLGRRRWRTGVDALARTLALSAAAGLATQYLDQD; this is translated from the coding sequence TTGATCATCGACGCCCTCGCCTGCTACCGCCTGGTCAAGCTCGTCCGGGACGACCGGATCACTCAGCCGGTGCGGCAGGCGGTGATCGACCGCCAGGGCCCGCCCGAGAAGTCGAAGGTGTCCTACCTGCTGGACTGCCCGTGGTGCCTGTCCGTCTACTTCGGGGCCGTCCTCACCCTGGGCCGTCGCAGGTGGCGCACCGGCGTCGACGCGCTCGCGCGCACCCTCGCGCTGTCCGCCGCCGCCGGACTCGCGACGCAGTACCTCGACCAGGACTGA
- a CDS encoding MBL fold metallo-hydrolase — MNEPAEAPGPGTDTLTFVGTATTVLRLGRFTLLTDPNFLHRGQRAYLGKGLWSRRLTDPALGPSDLPPLDAIVLSHLHGDHFDRVARRELVRDQPVLTTPQAADKLRRWGFDAEGLRDWERTKLTKGEETLFVEAVPGIHARGVLGRMLPPVMGSVLEHRVRGEVRRRVYISGDTLTGEHVSHIAERHPDLDTAVVHLGGTKVLFHTVTMDADQGVDFLRRTRPGQAIPVHYDDYTVFKSQLSTFLERARTAGLRPAISVVERGESVALGPPAS; from the coding sequence GTGAACGAACCTGCGGAAGCTCCTGGGCCGGGCACGGACACCCTCACGTTCGTCGGCACCGCGACGACCGTCCTCCGCCTGGGCAGGTTCACCCTGCTCACCGACCCGAACTTCCTGCACCGCGGCCAACGCGCCTATCTCGGCAAGGGCCTGTGGTCACGACGCCTCACCGATCCCGCGCTCGGGCCGTCCGACCTGCCACCGCTGGACGCGATCGTCCTCTCGCACCTGCACGGTGACCACTTCGACCGCGTCGCGCGCCGCGAGCTGGTCCGGGACCAGCCCGTCCTCACCACGCCCCAGGCCGCCGACAAGCTGCGCCGCTGGGGCTTCGACGCCGAGGGGCTGCGCGACTGGGAGCGCACGAAGCTCACCAAAGGCGAGGAGACCCTGTTCGTAGAGGCGGTGCCGGGCATCCACGCCCGTGGCGTGCTCGGCCGGATGCTGCCGCCGGTCATGGGCTCCGTTCTCGAGCACCGGGTGCGGGGTGAGGTACGACGCCGCGTGTACATCAGCGGCGACACGCTGACCGGCGAGCACGTCTCCCACATCGCGGAGCGTCACCCCGACCTCGACACCGCCGTGGTGCACCTGGGCGGCACCAAGGTGCTGTTCCACACCGTCACGATGGACGCGGACCAGGGCGTCGACTTCCTCCGACGGACCCGTCCGGGGCAGGCCATCCCCGTGCACTACGACGACTACACCGTGTTCAAGTCCCAGCTCAGCACGTTCCTCGAGCGCGCCCGGACCGCCGGCCTGCGCCCTGCCATCAGCGTGGTAGAGCGCGGGGAGTCGGTCGCTCTCGGCCCTCCGGCGAGCTAG
- a CDS encoding zinc-dependent alcohol dehydrogenase, whose protein sequence is MVYRGPYRIRVEEKERPRIEHPNDAIVRVTLAAICGSDLHLYHGMMPDTRVGTTFGHEFIGVVDEVGPSVQNLSPGDRVMVPFNVFCGTCYFCERGLYSNCHNVNPNATAVGGIYGYSHTSGGYDGGQAELVRVPFADVGPTKIPDWMGSEDALMCTDALPTGYFGAQLGEISEGDVVVVLGAGPVGLYAAKSAWLMGAGRVIVVDHLDDRLELAARFAHAETCNFAQVDDVVVHLKRTTDHLGADVVIDAVGAEADGSLLQHVTGTKLKLQGGSPIALNWAIDSVRKGGTVSVMGAYGPMFSAVKFGDAMNKGLTIRANQCPVKRQWPRLFEHIRAGYLKPSEIITHRIPLDDITEGYHLFSRKLDGCVKPIVVPTAA, encoded by the coding sequence ATGGTCTATCGAGGTCCGTACCGGATCCGCGTCGAAGAGAAGGAACGTCCCCGGATCGAGCACCCCAACGACGCCATCGTGCGTGTCACGCTGGCCGCGATCTGCGGGTCCGACCTCCACCTGTACCACGGGATGATGCCCGACACCCGGGTCGGCACCACGTTCGGTCACGAGTTCATCGGCGTGGTCGACGAGGTCGGACCGTCGGTGCAGAACCTCTCCCCCGGCGACCGGGTGATGGTGCCGTTCAACGTCTTCTGCGGGACCTGCTACTTCTGCGAGCGCGGCCTCTACTCCAACTGTCACAACGTCAACCCGAACGCCACGGCGGTGGGCGGAATCTACGGCTACTCCCACACCTCCGGCGGCTACGACGGCGGACAGGCCGAGCTCGTCCGAGTCCCGTTCGCCGACGTCGGCCCGACGAAGATCCCGGACTGGATGGGCTCCGAGGACGCCCTGATGTGCACCGACGCGCTGCCGACGGGCTACTTCGGGGCGCAGCTCGGCGAGATCAGCGAAGGTGACGTCGTCGTGGTCCTCGGCGCCGGACCGGTCGGGTTGTACGCCGCGAAGTCGGCCTGGCTGATGGGTGCCGGAAGGGTGATCGTCGTCGATCATCTCGACGACAGGCTCGAGCTCGCCGCCCGGTTCGCTCACGCCGAGACGTGCAACTTCGCGCAGGTCGACGACGTCGTCGTGCACCTCAAGCGAACCACCGATCACCTCGGGGCCGACGTCGTGATCGACGCCGTCGGTGCCGAGGCCGACGGGAGCCTCCTCCAGCATGTGACCGGCACGAAGCTGAAGCTTCAGGGCGGATCACCCATCGCGCTCAACTGGGCGATCGACTCGGTCCGCAAGGGTGGCACGGTGTCGGTCATGGGGGCCTACGGACCCATGTTCAGTGCCGTGAAGTTCGGAGATGCCATGAACAAGGGCCTCACCATCCGCGCCAACCAGTGCCCGGTGAAGCGCCAGTGGCCACGCCTGTTCGAGCACATTCGCGCGGGCTACCTCAAGCCGAGTGAGATCATCACCCACCGCATCCCGCTCGACGACATCACGGAGGGCTATCACCTGTTCTCCAGGAAGCTCGACGGCTGCGTCAAGCCGATCGTCGTGCCGACGGCAGCGTGA
- a CDS encoding TetR/AcrR family transcriptional regulator, whose translation MVATTKRTYRSALRARQAGETRRRIVEAAGSLFSEHGYAGTTLAKIAAEAGVSPETVQAHGPKAALLRAAIEVAGFGTEGLDDAPQQDEAARALLALSADEMPAAVAAYLRALHEAVAGVTRALVGGAANDPALRDYQRAMVANVREQWAGVFTHFADRGLVRGSQAFDDIVDEWCVLAGPETYLRLVDDYGWSGERYAAWLADKFRTFLA comes from the coding sequence ATGGTCGCCACCACGAAGCGGACCTATCGCTCCGCCCTGCGAGCGCGCCAGGCGGGCGAGACGCGTCGGCGGATCGTGGAGGCTGCCGGCTCTCTCTTCTCCGAGCACGGGTACGCCGGCACCACGCTCGCCAAGATTGCCGCCGAGGCCGGCGTCTCGCCCGAGACCGTCCAGGCCCACGGTCCCAAGGCCGCGCTGCTGCGCGCCGCGATCGAGGTGGCCGGGTTCGGTACGGAGGGGCTCGACGACGCGCCGCAGCAAGACGAGGCCGCACGGGCGCTGCTGGCACTGAGCGCGGACGAGATGCCCGCCGCGGTCGCCGCCTACCTGCGCGCCCTGCACGAGGCAGTGGCCGGCGTGACGCGCGCCCTGGTCGGGGGAGCGGCCAACGACCCGGCACTGCGGGACTACCAGCGCGCCATGGTCGCCAACGTCCGCGAGCAATGGGCTGGAGTGTTCACGCACTTCGCTGACCGGGGCCTCGTGCGGGGCTCCCAGGCTTTCGACGACATCGTCGACGAGTGGTGCGTGCTCGCCGGTCCCGAGACCTACCTCCGCTTGGTCGACGACTACGGCTGGTCGGGCGAGAGGTATGCCGCTTGGTTGGCCGACAAGTTCCGCACGTTCCTCGCGTGA
- a CDS encoding glycosyltransferase, translating into MASIIIGSVPIHGHVTPLLGVARHFAARGDDVRFLTGARFASAVEAAGAEHLPLPPEADYDDRQDWSRVFPERARLKGTKAIAFDLENVFIRPGRGQYDALLAAHAARAADVVLVDPGFSGGAYFASLERRPPIVVCGVVPLPVGSRDTAPFGMGLPPARILNRARNRILAALADRIMAGPEAVAQQAHQELHGRPLPGSVMDWMGRAEAIAQFTVPAFEYPRSDAPPNLHFVGPQQVSASSIPTPDWWHELDGSRPVVHLTQGTIANRDWTQVVEPSLTALADEDVLVVVATGGRPLDTLPPLPANARAAEMLPYDELLPRTDVFVTNGGYGGVQEALRHGVPVVATGGKEDKPEVGARVAWSGIGRRIRSDRPSPRQMRRAIRAVLSVERYRARARELAEEVAAAPGLAGVEQIVVGLASGGRGDRATGAD; encoded by the coding sequence ATGGCATCGATCATCATCGGCAGCGTCCCGATCCACGGGCACGTCACTCCCCTCCTCGGTGTGGCCCGGCACTTCGCCGCCCGCGGCGACGACGTCCGGTTCCTGACCGGTGCCCGGTTCGCATCGGCAGTCGAGGCGGCAGGTGCCGAGCACCTGCCGCTTCCCCCGGAGGCGGACTACGACGACCGGCAGGACTGGAGCCGGGTGTTCCCCGAGCGCGCGCGGCTCAAGGGCACGAAGGCGATCGCGTTCGATCTCGAGAACGTGTTCATCCGCCCGGGTCGGGGTCAGTACGACGCCCTCCTGGCCGCGCACGCCGCCCGGGCCGCGGACGTCGTCCTGGTCGACCCCGGATTCAGCGGCGGGGCCTACTTCGCCAGCCTGGAGCGACGGCCGCCGATCGTGGTCTGCGGGGTGGTCCCTCTTCCTGTCGGAAGCCGCGACACCGCGCCGTTCGGCATGGGACTGCCTCCGGCGCGCATCCTCAACCGCGCCCGCAACCGGATCCTCGCAGCGCTCGCCGACAGGATCATGGCTGGGCCGGAGGCCGTGGCGCAGCAGGCACACCAGGAGCTGCACGGCCGGCCGCTGCCGGGGTCGGTCATGGACTGGATGGGCCGCGCCGAGGCTATTGCCCAATTCACCGTGCCCGCCTTCGAGTACCCGCGCTCCGACGCGCCGCCGAACCTGCACTTCGTCGGGCCGCAACAGGTCTCGGCGTCGTCGATCCCCACGCCGGACTGGTGGCACGAGCTCGACGGGTCGCGCCCCGTCGTGCACCTCACCCAGGGGACCATCGCCAATCGGGATTGGACGCAGGTCGTCGAGCCGTCACTCACGGCGCTCGCCGACGAGGACGTGCTCGTCGTCGTGGCCACCGGAGGACGGCCGCTCGACACGTTGCCGCCGCTACCGGCCAACGCGCGCGCCGCGGAGATGCTGCCGTACGACGAGCTCCTCCCCCGGACCGACGTCTTCGTCACGAACGGCGGCTACGGCGGGGTGCAGGAGGCGCTCCGGCACGGGGTCCCGGTCGTGGCGACGGGCGGGAAGGAGGACAAGCCGGAGGTGGGCGCCCGGGTCGCTTGGTCCGGCATCGGGCGACGGATCCGGTCGGACCGACCGTCGCCGCGCCAGATGCGCCGGGCAATCCGCGCCGTGCTCAGCGTGGAGCGCTACCGCGCCCGCGCACGCGAGCTGGCCGAGGAGGTCGCCGCCGCACCTGGTCTGGCCGGCGTCGAGCAGATCGTCGTGGGCCTCGCCTCCGGCGGTCGGGGCGACCGCGCTACAGGAGCAGATTGA
- a CDS encoding DUF4383 domain-containing protein — MTETTARPMTATPLQKAATVVAATFLLVGVLGFIPGITTDYDRMEFAGHHSGAELLGLFDVSVLHNIVHLLFGVAGLALARSWQGARAFLIGGGAIYLVLTVYGWLVDRHDQANFVPLDMADNWLHLVLGIGMIALGLALGRGRDATTVRHH; from the coding sequence ATGACCGAAACCACCGCGCGACCGATGACGGCCACGCCTCTCCAGAAGGCGGCGACCGTGGTTGCTGCCACCTTCCTGCTCGTCGGCGTGCTCGGCTTCATCCCCGGGATCACCACCGACTACGACCGCATGGAGTTCGCCGGCCACCACTCCGGCGCTGAGCTACTCGGCCTGTTCGACGTCTCCGTGCTCCACAACATCGTGCACCTGCTCTTCGGCGTCGCCGGCCTCGCTCTCGCGCGCTCGTGGCAGGGCGCGCGGGCGTTCCTCATCGGCGGCGGCGCGATCTATCTGGTCCTGACGGTCTACGGCTGGCTGGTCGACCGCCACGACCAGGCGAACTTCGTGCCGCTCGACATGGCGGACAACTGGCTGCACCTGGTGCTCGGCATCGGCATGATCGCGCTCGGGCTCGCCCTGGGGCGCGGCCGGGACGCGACGACGGTCCGCCATCACTGA